TGGAATCATttgtcacctcgaaaggtcTCAATCCTAGTTGAGTTTACTTCTAGTTATTGTGTAGttgataaaagaaatatatgaaaagaaaacaaaacaaatttttgaaGAAGATTGCTCCTCTttccactaaaaaaaaaaaacgaaaaaataaaaaaatgtgccTATGGAAGTGAGTAAGCTTAGGTACCTTAATAGACACTCTGcacgtagttggatgtctttcATTTAACCCACGAAGTCCATTTATCTTGAGAGagttcttttattgaaaaaagtgaaaaagaaaagtaacatAGTGTCTTTTTGTTGTGTGAATGGTCTAGATAGATGCTTACTAGTTTCCCTTAACGAGGGAAAACTACATGAAATTTTATTGATAGTATGCTAAACTAGTAAGGAGTAAATGAAAAGGGTTGCACCACACAAACATGAGGGATGAAAAGATTTAGCCCTGAAATTTCTTTACAATAGATGTGCTTGAACAATTTTGGCTTATGGAGCAAACATGTTTATTTTAGGCATTAATGTTTGAGTCAATAACATGCATGTTTAGAATTTtttctgttttattttatttttgttcgaTACTAGAAAGATTCTAAATTTTGGATGGTGAAAAGCACACAAAAAGTGATTTCTTTGATTTAGGATTTTGTAGGTTTTCTTACGTTAATTGTGATCTTTGACgtatttttatatttgtttgcAGGAATCAAGCATTTGaataaaaatactttaaaagttgatgaataaaactttagcttttttttcttagtttaaataaaaaaaaatacctcaAAAAATTTTTGCAACaataatttataacaattaaagaaataaaatattaaaaatttaatctcAAAAGGACATACATGTCAATTATCACTAAACTAAGTTAATTTCGATGAACGCtacaaaatatactttttatagtaaaatgtataattttaaaatagatgGAAGAGCAAAAATGTACGACGATAAGAATAGAAATTAAATGTTGAAAGGAATAAAATGGTaaccttttaaattttttaataaaggacaaaattttaaacaattcaatCTCAAATGCTACCACTGAATTTTATTAATGAACGTAATAGGGAAAGAAATTGACTTAATCTCGACTAGAAATTGTCACTCTCAGAACAAAAAATAAGTTTGGTAATTTTCTAAGTGATTTTTTATGGCCAAAAGTACTTGTCTTAAAATTTAAACTGTTTGATATCAaacaaaaatcatttttgaatAATCAAACTGATTTGAACCATTTTTCTAAAGAATCACTATAAAGTTAACTATCCAAAAATTGATTGACCAAAAACCACTTTAGAATAACCTTATGGCAATTTAATACATAGAAATACTTTTACATATAGTACAATTAATTTGTGACCAAAATCACACTTAAGAAAATGTACCCaaatatacaaacattttaattaaactatttttataaatgtgTTCATGATTTATATATAAGAACAAAAACTCAAATTCCATATACAAGAAAATTCGGCTGAGATAACCCGAAACCATCTATAAATCTAAATTGACTTACACTTTCCCctattttatttctatttttcacGTTCAAATTCAACAGTCCTTCATAAAGAAACAACGTATATATGCTGTAAATAAAATACATACACGACTCGTTTGAATATTGTCATATGGACCATACTTCTTGTAGGAGTTTGTACCTCATGTTGAATGTCATACCATCTTCATGTCGGCCATTACCATGAGCATTGTATGTCGGAGACGAAGTCGATTTATCGACAATTGACAAGAGAGGAGAATCCAGTTCCTCGAGTTCTTCATCGCTCGTATATCCCTTCCTCTGAATAGTAGAGACGTTCCTTTCCAAGTGTGATTTTCCCCCAGCCTCTGCAACTTTTTCTGCCACATCAGATGTTGAAGGAGAAATATAGAAAACTGGAGCAGCCATGTACGGAAAGTTCCTCCCTGAGTAACCCGAAACTCTCTGTTCGACAATACTCTGTTCGGCCAAAAAGCATGAAGATGAGTTCATAATAATGATAAGAAGACATCAAAACCCAACAGCTCAAAGCTATCTAGGAGTTCTTTGGTTGAATTGAGACATCCTGGCGTTAAGTTTTGGAACAAGAGAAGTTCATCTTACCTCAGCATTAAGGGACTCCAAGACAGTTCCCGGAACGGGATCAGGACAGAACTCGTCAGGAGTGAAATTACAAAGTATTCTTGTAATCAGCGGAAGACTAATCAAAgggcagacctacagatcacaAAATAAATGGTTAAGTAAATTAATAATGTCATACAAACTAATAGAGTGCATTCAGTTGAAAAAAGGGTAGGCGTTTGAGGTTGAAAAAGACCTCTTCTCTGATTGAACGATCTGTAAGCATGTCTTTTGGAAGCATCAAGAGATCACTCAATGAATTAAGTAGAGGAAATGATTGAGGCCTTCCATCCCCATCAGGTTTAATGTCATCGTCGCTGCCAGGTTGATCTACAGAGGAGTCTTCGGCATCAATGCCGACCATGTCGGTTAACCATCTAGACCAATTTCCAACCTGCATCAAGTGCAGCCAACCTCAATTTAGCATCTGCTAGTCACCACTTATTTCAAGATTATTGTTTAGCCATTCTCAAAAAATTAATCCCTTAGGCTTCTTGAGCAGAAATCCAAACTGTCAAAGTATCTCATTAGTTTTGTTGGAAATAAGTAATTAAGGGGTTGTTTGGGGAGctgagttagttattataatatGTGGATTACAATAATCTATGTTTGGGATGCAGACTATTTTAGTCTAGGTTACAAATGAGAAGAAAGGATAGTTACAAAATCATAAACACTAGAGACAACGAGTGTTTCCAAACAGCTTTACTATAGTTATAAGTGGGTGATAATAATTGAGAATTTCAACTACTATAATGGGAGGCCCAAAGGTATAATAGCTCACTCAACCAAGGCAAGTTGAGGGCCCAGACACCCCCTAAACGTTTCGATCATAAATTTAATACTGAAATGCCCAGCATTTGGATACTTGATGCTTGAAGACTGAACTTGATTGTTTGCAGATCCATCACATAATATAATCCTAAATATCTAAATTATAAGATGTCGTGGGGAGAATGGTACATACAGAATTTTTTAGTTGTGCACCAGATCCGAAGCTCAAATCTCCAGCAGGTATAGGAAGAACCTTGGCATCAACAATAGGATCTGAGACAGGATCAGTTGGAATCTCATGGGCTGACTCACGAAGAATAGCATTAAACATTGCCACATCTAGCCTGGAAACACACTGTTCCATAACCTGATCCAAGATTGGACATGAATTAATCTTCTAACTTTAGTGGTTGGAATTGAAATACAATTTTAAAGTGGAATCATATTCTGAAGTCCCCCATGAAAGGACAGCTGCTAAGTAATATTGTTCTACTtttctttattgaataaaccttaCCATTCTTGCAAGAACAGGAAGACAACCACACTCATGACCGCCTGCTCGGACAGGACAGAGACGTTGAAAAGCATCCTGGAAAGTACTTCTCCAAAGGCTAACTGAAAAGTTCCCTTGCTGCTGATCACCCAGGGGAGGTCCCATAAACTGTTCCCTGATTTTGTTATTGGATGCGACTCGAGGTTGCATATTTGGAGTTAACGACTGAAAATATAGTATGAGGATCAAAGAGATAAGCATAAAGATATTTGTAAAATAGACATTCGATCACGCTAAGGGAAAAGAAATTAAGATATTAACTATCAAGTCTAATATTACCATGTTTATACTAAATAAACTAGAAAGGAGTAACAATACCTGCCACCAAACAGACTCGACTATCCGAGAAAAGATCCAGAATTCAACTTTTTCTAATGCGGCCATAAAAGTTCCTGTCTCTTGCCAATCCTCTACACACTGCATGTGTTTATTTACTAGTTTATTGCCATAACTATTCCTCCATTGAACAGTTGTTGGCTTCCCTCCATTTCTCTGACTACTGTTGTTGGAATCAACAAAATTTTTCATTGGATTTGAGCTACGGATGCTGCTAAATGTTTGAGATGTTATCTCCCTCATCACAATAGTATTTGATAGCCAGAAGGTTAACCTAAGAGAGCCAAGGaaaaattatttgttaatttcCACCACTCAACAGCACTTAATAACAATTAACTGTGATGATATAATAGTAAATATACCTCGAAACATCGCTCCCACATGATTTAGCAATTAAAACTAGCCCTGATACAATGTTCTTCGCAACTGTGGCTCGCTTGTCTTGAGACCAATGTTTGCAAGCATAAATGTAAATTCTAGACAGGCGTCGAGCAGGTGTATGCACTTTATGTGCCGAACTCCCATGCTCTGGTACTACTGAATAAAGAGACATTTCAAGAGCTGCAACAACTCTCAACTCCTCTTCAAGTTTATCAATTCTTTGTtccatttcttcaattttttgcGCACAAGTAGCTTGATCGTCATGGTCACCATTCATATCCGAACCATTTCTAATGCTGTGAATACCATTTAATGCCTCATCCAAGACTTCAATATCCTTTACCTCATCAACAATCTGGTAATCAGTTCCTTCAGAAGATTCTGATGAAGGTTTAGGCACAATTTTTGCACTCCTAGAATTGCTTTTGGAAGACTTCTTGTTTTTTACTCTGGGTGGGTCTCTATCtgaatttgttgttatttttggAGTACAAGATGATTTCTTGGACGGTGATTTATTTATACCATTATCAAATTGTTCACTAGAATTCTGAAGAGAGCAATCTGAACTGTTATCTTCTAAAATATCTTCAGGAAAATTTGATGCTCTTTCTACTTTCTCTTCCTTCGTTGTCAACGAATCACTTTTTGACGAAACTGAATCTGTCATGGTTTCTGAATCTGAAATTTCTTCCTTCCTGTGACTTACATATTTCTCCAATGCAGTACATTTATCATCTACAATACCATTCTCATTCCCTCCGTCAGCAATCACATTGGCTTTAGAATCCTGATGTGTCTCCTCAAACTTGTTGGCATCAGCAACATGATTAACCTCAGAGGGTTTCGTGTTTGTGTTTGACTCGCTTACTAAATTGTCCGGCTTCATATCCAATGCCTTAGGTACAGTTTCTTTAGCATCCCCAGTTTTGCTATTATTCTCTTGATGTGGTCTGCGTTCTTTCCTCTCTGCTCTAGGAGTTCGTTTACTCTGGTTCTTAACAGGAGTTCTCCTCTTGTCGATCTCTTTCATTTTTAATGGATTCAAACTTCCAACAATGACAAAAAGGAAGACTATCAACAGGGATCGCTGAAAAGTTATCAAAGATCAAACGTATTGTAGATGCTTCAATATGTGGTTCCAACAACCCTTCAGGAGATAAATCAGATTTAACAGGGTGTAAACTTCACCACTGTGATTCTCGGTATCAAACCATCTTAAACCCTgcaataacaaaaataataatgagcAACAACACTGAAGCAGCCACAGGGATAAAGAAATGCAAAGTGAAGCCATGAGCAACACGATGGAATCATCAAGATTGAACTATGGTTCCGCATACATATCAAACagtataatttaaaatttacccccaaaaaaaaaatccctcttTTGAAACTGCAGAAAGAAACGCCAAACTACAAGGTCACCTTTAGATTTATGAATCTTGAAATGCGTAAAGGAAAAATATAGAACTGGAAAAGATCGAATCAAAACACAATGGCTAATCTCTGACTCGGCAAAGTTTATTACTTAACCAAAATCATTACTCATCGTAATGTACTAAATCCATCGTAATCTCAAAGTCAGAAATAGTAGCAACCGACATCAATCCAGGGTTAAAGCAATCAAACATTCAATCCCCATCCTGTTCCAGCGAAATCaacttcaatttaattcaaaaagAACAAGAAATTCAGAATATTACAGCAATTATGGAAGGAATCTCATATTCTATATCCTTAAGCTCATTAGAAAACATAATTACAACGATCTAACGACTCCCAAACCTGGTCTCTCGCCACACCGACAAGAACTAAAcaacaaaacagacttgaaaagaaaaagagatttccAAATAtttcaacaaagaaaaaaaaaccatctcACATTGCATTACAGAAACGCTCGATTCATCAAACGGAActaataaaaaagttaaaagaaagaaagcacCCACACTCCCAAAGCGAACTGGAAGCTCATTAGAAACAAACTAGAAGttgaaaaaccaaatctagaGAAGTAAAAGATAAAcacaaagaaaaagagaaaagaggaaTAAAGctacaaaagaaagaagaaaagcaaaAGAAGGTAATGAGATCTAAGCACCAAAACAAAAGCCGAATCGCAACTGTAGTTGAGAGACGAAGCAGCACAGCATCTGAGTTCCCTTGCAATGGCCTGAGTCAAAAAGGGAAACACAGAAAAGCGAGAAAAATGAAACAGAGAATCAGGAGGAATGGCATCAACAAGGAAGGAAGTGAGAGTGAAGTGACCAAAGAATCAGGAGCAGGAAGAAGCGGGGATTCCGAGAatgaaagaaggaagaagagagaaggaaaCATTCATCTCGGGATTGTTCATGGAGGTGCAGCAAGCTCGAAATCTGAAGATTGAAGCGTTTCTTCGACGCATGTGGGAGTGAGTGATGATGATGAGAGAAGCAATGGAAGGTTTTAAAATGGTTACCACTGCCATTGTTGTCGTTCTAAtgagtgagttttttttttttttttggatttgtcGGTGATCGGAAGTCACCGGAAGTTGCCGGTTGTTCTACGCGTAGTTGGGAGGAATTTATGGGTATATCACAAGCATTCGCCATAGCTTCTTGTCGTATTTACGAAATTGTCATTTTCAtaaccaatatatatatatatataactaaaagaactttttaataaaaaaaaaatctaacgtaatagatttttttataaaggGGTGAGAATAGCTCTATTGACATATGTTTTTTCCACGTGATTTTGCATCGGAATATAGAACTTATTTGGATTTGACGTAAGGTGTGGAATGTTGTTTGGTGTGCCGTTATTTATCATATTTAACACAAGCATAATGCCCCAAATGATTAATGGGTCTATTCAATTTGAGCTTTTCAGGTCCATTAaccttttagtttttttttgttttaggtttttttaaaaaaaataaaatgattattctAAGTGGACTGGGACTTCTCTTATAGAGATTCAAtgtagggttggcaacgggacCGGGTCAGGATGGGGGACGTCCCCCCGTCCCTGGCCCTGTGGGGGAAATTCACCCCAAGGCAGGGATTCCCTGTCAGGGAACGGGGTCCTCACGCCTCGCGGGGCCCCATTCCCCGTTTCCCACAGAGATTCCCCTATTAGTTCCCTACACGAATCTCCTGTCATATTCAATTTATGGcccttttttttagtttattaaatttGGGTTTGGTTTCTTGGGCTTAGGGTTAGAAATTGGATATTTAATATTGGACTCTAATCCAacactatacattataaacatatatataaataaattattttNaattaattcttaattaattaatatttatcaatatattggaaaatatttattgtttaattaattaatctattaaaattatataagattgtcatgcttaatttcataaattgtatacaaaacataatttttgttcataaaattctGATAGCATTTTCCATGCACAACAAAATACaatcattttttattctcatacatttttttttctaaacattCATTTCTCAAACTTGCTTTATTCATATTTCCAAATATCTATAAAACCTTAAATCAAACGATCTCTAAAGGGACAACACTGAAAGTAAGGTagacttatatataaaaattatttggactatttttaaataaaataaatttatatatatgatagtgattttaacaatttaaaattCCTAAATATAAGGGCTTTGTTTACTTAAAGCACAAAAGTGATGATAGATGTTGATGGGGTCAGGGAGGGACTTTGAAACAATTATTTTGTAAGCATCTCTTCACCCAACTCATTATCTTTGGATACTCAGAGTCAATGCTGAAATTGCCAATGGTCTCATACGCATAAAACCAAGAGGAGAATCCAATCAAAGCAATGTCTAAAACTCTCAAATATTCACCTCCAAAATAAGCATTCTTCCCAAGAACTTCTTCTAGTTGCTTCAATATTTCTAtcaccttcttcttccctcCCCCTTGCTCCTCTCCCTTTTTGGTCCATATCTTCGTTCCAGCTTCATAAAGCCGCACATTTTCACAATATAGTTTCAATTGGTTTAGAATTTCAATGATTATTCATTAGAACAAACTATCAAATTAAGCTTTTCAAAGAACCCTCgtcaaaatagaaaattaagacaccatttgataaccatttagttttgaatttttagtttttgaaaattaaatctataaacactCATtcaacctctaaatttcttattttgttatctacttttactaatattttcaaaattttaaaaaaaatgtagtcAACTCTAATACCGAAGAAAAATACCAAAGACTCTGAAATGCGAATAAGTGGGATCATATCCCTTTCATGCTCTCTATGAAATGTCTAGACTAAGAGGCATTGGTGGAGATCGATTATCTAATACACGATACATTGCACTATTTCACCCCAAAATATCTTAGGAAGGTCAGACATTCTAAGCATACATCTCACCTTCTCTACAGTGGTACTGTTCATCCTCTCAACAACTCTATTGTGTTGTGGTGTACCAGGCTATGTATTTCTCATGTTTGATGCCATGTTATGAACAATAATACTTGAATTCATTCGAAGTATAACTTACcatcattttcaaatcaaagacacttcaattttcttttagtcTCCCTTTTTACTATGTTATGAAACCTTTTGAAAATCTCGAATACTTGGTTTTTTTCTTCAACATATAAGCCCAAGTTCTTTGAGTagcatcatcaataaaaatgacaaaatattTATTGACACCAAGAGACTCCACTTCAATAGGACCACAAATATCAGAATGTATTAACTCTAATTTCTCTTGCCTTTTAGTAGActtactaaaaaagaaaattctatgATGCTTACTTGCCAAACAATGATCACAAGAGATCAAGAGAAACTATTTTATCAACAGGGATAATGTTGGAATTAATGCCCtgaatctcatagggtcctatagtttgtaaatatattgaacaaactcattccCGCGAGGCCTAATTCCCTGTTTCCCCGCAGAGATTCCCTTACTAGTTCCCCACAGGGATTacctctttttttaattaaaatttgattttatttaagttttttaaGTTTGGACTTGGCTTCTTGGGCTTAGAATTAGAATTTGGATATTTAATA
The nucleotide sequence above comes from Benincasa hispida cultivar B227 chromosome 3, ASM972705v1, whole genome shotgun sequence. Encoded proteins:
- the LOC120073178 gene encoding uncharacterized protein LOC120073178 — translated: MKEIDKRRTPVKNQSKRTPRAERKERRPHQENNSKTGDAKETVPKALDMKPDNLVSESNTNTKPSEVNHVADANKFEETHQDSKANVIADGGNENGIVDDKCTALEKYVSHRKEEISDSETMTDSVSSKSDSLTTKEEKVERASNFPEDILEDNSSDCSLQNSSEQFDNGINKSPSKKSSCTPKITTNSDRDPPRVKNKKSSKSNSRSAKIVPKPSSESSEGTDYQIVDEVKDIEVLDEALNGIHSIRNGSDMNGDHDDQATCAQKIEEMEQRIDKLEEELRVVAALEMSLYSVVPEHGSSAHKVHTPARRLSRIYIYACKHWSQDKRATVAKNIVSGLVLIAKSCGSDVSRLTFWLSNTIVMREITSQTFSSIRSSNPMKNFVDSNNSSQRNGGKPTTVQWRNSYGNKLVNKHMQCVEDWQETGTFMAALEKVEFWIFSRIVESVWWQSLTPNMQPRVASNNKIREQFMGPPLGDQQQGNFSVSLWRSTFQDAFQRLCPVRAGGHECGCLPVLARMVMEQCVSRLDVAMFNAILRESAHEIPTDPVSDPIVDAKVLPIPAGDLSFGSGAQLKNSVGNWSRWLTDMVGIDAEDSSVDQPGSDDDIKPDGDGRPQSFPLLNSLSDLLMLPKDMLTDRSIREEVCPLISLPLITRILCNFTPDEFCPDPVPGTVLESLNAESIVEQRVSGYSGRNFPYMAAPVFYISPSTSDVAEKVAEAGGKSHLERNVSTIQRKGYTSDEELEELDSPLLSIVDKSTSSPTYNAHGNGRHEDGMTFNMRYKLLQEVWSI